A stretch of Castanea sativa cultivar Marrone di Chiusa Pesio chromosome 2, ASM4071231v1 DNA encodes these proteins:
- the LOC142625700 gene encoding mitochondrial import receptor subunit TOM9-2-like produces MASSQGKKRVTQGKESEQSLISRASRNVSQSTIVIHAKRAASEAAVVSKKLLRSTGKAAWIAGTTFLILAVPLIIEMDRDQQLTEIELQNASLLGTTPTPK; encoded by the coding sequence ATGGCGTCGTCTCAAGGGAAAAAGCGAGTGACCCAAGGCAAGGAAAGCGAACAGTCCCTCATATCAAGGGCCAGCCGCAACGTGTCCCAGTCGACCATCGTCATCCACGCCAAGCGCGCCGCCTCCGAAGCCGCCGTCGTGTCCAAGAAGCTCCTCCGTAGCACAGGCAAGGCGGCGTGGATCGCCGGCACCACCTTCCTGATCTTGGCTGTGCCACTCATCATCGAGATGGACCGCGACCAACAACTCACCGAAATCGAACTCCAAAATGCCAGCCTCCTCGGCACCACTCCCACTCCCAAGtga